One segment of Anaerolineae bacterium DNA contains the following:
- a CDS encoding AI-2E family transporter: MDERGTSQASSKLLRALIIALLIAAVIFIGGQIFQVARRFLDILLLFAGAWLVAFLLTPIINYLNRHPIPSVVVAFAARHSRPQLASRLDRFRLPHTLAVVLVYLGVLLGLAVLLLVAVPTLVTQLVDLGRAAPRLIEAVPDLLVRLQAELAARGVEVDINQLYEPNQLVQRAEAFGAQIVQQAFAWAAGLASILVSVLLVLTLSLYMNLDGPRLARQLHAVIPDHYHGQINLLGQSISRTFGGFMRGQLLIALLYGLPATIVMAFAGIGLAIVIGALSGFLMLIPLIGAPIAMVLPALTALVQAPQSALWLLIVMTVYQQILLQVLAPRVMADVLGMPALLVLMAIMVSMRLVGFWGLVFGIPLAGVIYALSVTYLEQSKIRRESLPRSSEGAATEGTFYLPAMGPGCLLVPTLGPPSDGLHTVGRYLASRGITSLGVDPYRPEPEGSWENWYSSVLLALDRLWRDCNQVFIVGQGLGAVLALHAASELPVAGVAALSLPLTRDGRYAESGATTAGLSSAVLLAHPTRLRPDRTQSETARLQERTHRELASVTCPVLLVHTEKPEMASPEDMRYVLERLGTTHKRIEWMESLETTRDWEAAGQQAFAFFRHYFQ; this comes from the coding sequence ATGGACGAACGGGGTACGTCACAAGCTTCCAGCAAGCTGCTGCGCGCGCTCATCATAGCGCTGCTCATTGCCGCTGTCATCTTCATCGGCGGGCAGATATTCCAGGTGGCCCGCCGCTTCTTGGACATACTGCTTCTTTTCGCCGGCGCTTGGTTGGTGGCCTTCCTGCTCACACCCATCATCAACTACCTAAACCGGCACCCCATACCCAGCGTCGTGGTCGCCTTTGCCGCACGTCATTCTCGGCCGCAACTGGCTTCGCGACTGGACCGGTTCCGCCTGCCCCACACTCTGGCGGTGGTCCTAGTGTACCTGGGAGTCCTCCTGGGCTTGGCGGTGCTGCTGCTGGTAGCGGTGCCCACTCTGGTGACCCAGCTTGTGGACCTGGGGCGGGCGGCGCCGAGGCTCATCGAGGCAGTGCCAGACCTCCTTGTCCGCCTTCAGGCGGAGCTGGCGGCTCGCGGAGTGGAAGTGGACATCAACCAGCTCTACGAGCCCAACCAGCTGGTGCAGCGAGCGGAGGCGTTCGGGGCCCAGATCGTCCAGCAGGCCTTCGCCTGGGCGGCTGGGCTGGCTTCCATCCTAGTGAGCGTCCTTCTGGTGCTCACCCTCAGTCTGTACATGAACCTGGACGGACCGCGCCTGGCTCGGCAGCTCCACGCCGTCATCCCCGACCACTATCACGGCCAGATCAACCTCCTCGGCCAGTCCATCTCCCGGACCTTCGGGGGCTTCATGCGCGGCCAACTCCTCATCGCGCTCCTCTACGGACTGCCTGCCACCATCGTGATGGCCTTCGCCGGCATCGGCCTGGCCATCGTGATCGGCGCCCTTAGCGGATTCCTCATGCTGATCCCCCTGATAGGCGCTCCCATTGCCATGGTCCTGCCCGCTCTCACGGCGTTGGTTCAGGCCCCTCAGAGCGCCCTCTGGCTACTCATCGTGATGACCGTGTACCAGCAGATCCTGCTTCAGGTGCTCGCCCCCCGGGTTATGGCTGACGTCCTCGGTATGCCGGCACTGCTAGTGCTCATGGCCATAATGGTGAGCATGAGGCTAGTGGGCTTCTGGGGCCTCGTCTTCGGGATCCCTCTGGCTGGCGTTATCTATGCCCTCAGCGTCACCTACCTGGAGCAGAGCAAGATCCGTCGGGAGAGCTTGCCGAGGAGTTCGGAGGGTGCGGCCACCGAAGGTACCTTCTACCTGCCTGCCATGGGTCCAGGATGCCTGCTTGTCCCCACGCTGGGCCCCCCCTCCGACGGGCTGCACACCGTGGGACGCTACCTGGCCAGCCGCGGGATCACCTCACTGGGCGTGGATCCGTACCGGCCGGAGCCCGAGGGGTCCTGGGAGAACTGGTACTCCTCGGTGTTGCTCGCCCTGGACCGGCTGTGGCGGGACTGCAACCAGGTCTTCATCGTCGGTCAGGGGTTGGGTGCCGTTCTGGCCCTCCACGCGGCCTCGGAGTTGCCTGTCGCCGGGGTAGCAGCACTCTCTCTGCCACTCACTCGCGACGGGCGGTACGCAGAATCGGGCGCCACGACGGCCGGGCTGTCCAGCGCCGTGCTCCTCGCCCACCCGACCCGTCTCCGTCCGGATCGCACGCAGAGCGAGACGGCACGCCTCCAGGAACGGACGCACCGGGAGCTCGCCAGCGTCACCTGCCCCGTGCTCCTGGTCCACACCGAGAAGCCGGAGATGGCCAGTCCCGAGGACATGCGCTACGTCCTCGAGCGCCTCGGCACCACCCACAAACGCATCGAGTGGATGGAGTCCCTGGAGACCACTCGTGACTGGGAAGCAGCCGGCCAGCAGGCGTTCGCCTTCTTCCGTCACTACTTCCAGTAG
- a CDS encoding aminotransferase class III-fold pyridoxal phosphate-dependent enzyme, producing the protein MAKVRTTIYESYWERFPRSRELAEEAGQVIPRRVTHDARHMLPFPLYMSHALGSHKWDVDGNEYIDYAGGHGSLLLGHSHPDIVRAVQAQVERGTHLGFCHEKELRWAGLVTELVPCADRAEFTMSGTESVMLALRIARAYTGRERIIKFQDHFHGWYDQVYHALSVPFDAPASQGIAPSCLEPVTVLPPNDILPVQAELARGDVAAVILEPSGARAGRLPVDRRYLAQLREETERNGVVLIFDEVITGFRYRPGGAQEYYGVTPDLATFGKIVGGGLPAGAVGGKAEIMAVLEYGRQGRVGGPSRVAHTGTYNANPLAAAAGVTMLEHVSTGLPTARASEIGAAIRSELNAVLARTGVSGCIYGDCSIVHFLLAPPDRCPPLTEDGLIPPDFPLTRLLEGKSEMTGHLKRALLLEGVDILGDHAWVSAAHDEDDVEETARAFERAIGRLLVEDLVAKR; encoded by the coding sequence ATGGCAAAGGTACGAACCACCATATACGAGAGCTACTGGGAGCGCTTTCCCCGGTCGCGCGAGTTGGCCGAGGAGGCCGGACAGGTCATTCCCCGTCGGGTGACCCACGACGCCAGGCACATGTTGCCCTTCCCCCTTTACATGAGCCACGCTCTGGGGTCGCACAAGTGGGACGTGGACGGGAATGAGTACATAGACTACGCCGGAGGGCACGGTTCTCTCCTGCTCGGTCACAGCCACCCGGACATCGTGCGGGCGGTGCAGGCCCAGGTGGAACGAGGCACTCATCTGGGCTTCTGCCACGAGAAGGAGCTCCGCTGGGCCGGCCTGGTCACCGAGCTAGTCCCTTGCGCCGACCGGGCGGAGTTCACCATGAGCGGCACGGAGTCGGTGATGCTGGCTCTGCGCATCGCCCGAGCCTATACCGGCCGGGAGCGGATCATCAAGTTCCAGGATCACTTCCACGGCTGGTATGACCAGGTGTACCACGCGCTCTCGGTTCCCTTCGATGCGCCGGCCAGCCAGGGGATTGCGCCCAGTTGCCTCGAGCCCGTCACGGTGCTGCCGCCTAACGACATTCTGCCCGTGCAGGCTGAGCTGGCCCGCGGGGACGTGGCCGCTGTCATCCTCGAGCCCAGCGGGGCTCGCGCGGGGCGCCTTCCCGTGGACCGAAGGTACCTGGCCCAGCTGCGGGAGGAGACCGAGCGCAACGGGGTGGTGCTGATCTTCGACGAGGTGATCACGGGGTTCCGCTATCGCCCCGGCGGCGCTCAGGAGTACTACGGAGTCACGCCGGATTTGGCCACGTTCGGGAAGATCGTGGGCGGCGGGTTGCCGGCGGGAGCCGTGGGCGGCAAGGCCGAGATCATGGCGGTGCTCGAGTACGGGCGGCAAGGGAGGGTAGGAGGGCCGAGCCGAGTGGCGCACACGGGCACGTACAACGCCAACCCGCTGGCCGCGGCCGCTGGGGTCACCATGCTGGAGCACGTCTCCACTGGCCTGCCCACCGCCAGGGCCAGCGAGATCGGTGCTGCCATCAGAAGCGAGCTGAACGCCGTCTTGGCTCGTACTGGCGTGAGCGGCTGCATCTACGGGGACTGCTCCATCGTGCACTTCCTTCTGGCCCCGCCCGATCGCTGCCCCCCGCTCACCGAGGACGGCCTGATCCCGCCCGACTTCCCCCTGACCCGGCTGCTAGAAGGCAAGTCGGAGATGACCGGTCACCTCAAGCGCGCCCTGCTGCTCGAAGGGGTGGACATCCTGGGCGACCACGCCTGGGTGTCGGCCGCCCACGACGAGGACGACGTAGAGGAGACGGCACGGGCTTTCGAGCGGGCTATCGGCCGCCTCCTGGTCGAGGACTTGGTGGCCAAGAGGTAG
- a CDS encoding sugar phosphate isomerase/epimerase, which yields MKLGTVTYNLAKDWDIPTIIEKLSANRFEGVELRTTHAHGVELSLSPAERADVRRRFADSPVTLVGLGSTYEYHSADPEELRANIEGTKEYARLAADVGAQGIKVRPNGVQDDKGIPRERTYEQIGRSFDECAAFAADYGVEVRMEVHGRVTQEPDNFMQIMQYVEHPNARICWNSNPPDVTASGSIKPNFDRMADRIGLVHMRDIYIPDYPWRELVSLLQSINYQGFCLAEIPESPEPERIMGYYRALWDAYNDLARR from the coding sequence ATGAAGCTGGGCACGGTCACCTACAACCTGGCCAAGGATTGGGACATACCCACTATCATCGAGAAGCTGAGCGCTAACCGTTTCGAGGGGGTCGAACTGCGCACCACCCACGCCCACGGAGTGGAGCTGTCGCTCTCGCCCGCCGAACGGGCCGACGTTCGCCGTCGCTTTGCCGATTCACCGGTGACTCTGGTGGGCCTGGGAAGCACCTACGAGTACCACTCCGCCGACCCTGAGGAACTTAGGGCCAACATCGAAGGCACCAAGGAGTACGCTCGTCTGGCTGCGGACGTGGGCGCCCAAGGGATCAAGGTCCGGCCCAACGGGGTTCAGGACGACAAAGGCATTCCGCGGGAGAGGACCTACGAGCAGATCGGCCGCTCCTTCGACGAATGCGCCGCCTTCGCCGCCGACTACGGCGTCGAAGTGCGCATGGAGGTGCACGGGCGCGTCACTCAGGAACCCGATAACTTCATGCAGATCATGCAGTACGTCGAGCACCCCAATGCCAGGATCTGCTGGAACTCCAACCCGCCCGATGTGACCGCGTCCGGCTCCATCAAGCCCAACTTCGACCGCATGGCGGACCGCATTGGATTGGTCCACATGCGTGACATATACATCCCTGACTATCCCTGGCGGGAGTTGGTGTCGCTCCTCCAGAGCATCAACTACCAAGGCTTCTGCCTGGCCGAGATACCAGAGTCGCCCGAGCCCGAACGCATCATGGGCTACTACCGCGCTCTCTGGGACGCTTACAACGATCTGGCCCGGCGGTAG
- the secA gene encoding preprotein translocase subunit SecA, translating into MLKGILKKVIPDRNERQLGRLGPLVEEVAALEAEYERLPDGRMRDLTQEWRREIQSTAPELRERATELEAQLRSGGGDRQRLAYDLAQLRKRILAAEGEAMDSILPQAFALVREAGKRTLGQRIFDVQVMGGVVLHRGQIAEMKTGEGKTITATMPLYLNALAGRGAHLVTPNDYLAKVGAQWMGPIYHLLGLKVGVIQNAAADRRLGSFIFDPSYQAEDDRYQHLRPVERAEAYAADVTYGTNNEFGFDYLRDNMVVDLRQRVQRELYYAIVDEVDNILIDEARTPLIISGEAEESAQYYQVFARLVPRLRPEHDYVVDEKDRIVTLTDEGVAKIESALNIDNLYSPEHYHLTPYLDNALRAHVLYQRDRDYIVQQGEVIIVDEFTGRLMHGRRFSEGLHQAIEAKEGVKVQKETMTWATITFQNYFRMYDKLAGMTGTAATEAEEFSRIYGLDVVVVPTNKPMIREDAPDLVYKSEAAKYRAVVAEIEEMHRIGRPVLVGTASIERSEMLSAMLKRKGIPHQVLNAKQHEREAAIIAQAGRPGAVTIATNMAGRGVDILLGGNPEGIAREELRRQGVDLTTVSPQEWEAAVARAREMTERDRQRVLELGGLHIIGTERHEARRIDNQLRGRGGRQGDPGSSRFYLSLEDDLMRRFGGDSVRGLMDRLGVEEDMPIVHGLVSKAIESAQTRVEGHNFDIRKHVLQFDDVVNTQREVIYEQRRRVLSEANLRDVVWDMVEAEIAGAVHRHLNGSAWDLDGFLAEVGSLLPLPATTKAAELEGLDASQIEDRFIELARQAYEARERQYGEQVMRQLERMVILRAVDTRWVRHLTDLDALREGIGLRAFGQQDPLVAYKREAHAMFDELNAAIQRDVVSAIFRAQLVAAPQPAVDPQRLRTNRADGGGVARTPVRATAQSKLGRNDPCWCGSGKKYKHCHMRQDQGLEPEASGAQGGHRDSDNRQAGLG; encoded by the coding sequence ATGCTCAAGGGCATTCTGAAGAAGGTCATTCCTGATCGAAACGAGCGCCAGCTGGGCAGGCTGGGCCCTCTAGTGGAGGAAGTGGCGGCCCTGGAGGCCGAGTACGAGCGCCTTCCAGACGGGCGGATGCGGGATCTGACGCAGGAGTGGCGCCGAGAGATACAGTCCACCGCTCCCGAGTTGCGGGAGCGGGCAACCGAGCTAGAGGCTCAACTCCGCTCGGGAGGGGGGGACAGGCAGCGGCTGGCTTACGATCTGGCCCAATTGCGTAAGCGCATCCTGGCAGCTGAGGGCGAGGCGATGGACTCGATACTGCCTCAAGCTTTCGCCTTGGTGCGAGAGGCGGGCAAACGCACCCTGGGACAGCGCATATTCGACGTACAGGTGATGGGCGGGGTGGTCCTCCACCGGGGCCAGATCGCGGAGATGAAGACTGGCGAAGGCAAGACCATAACCGCGACCATGCCTCTGTACCTGAACGCGCTGGCCGGCCGAGGGGCGCACCTGGTGACGCCCAACGATTACCTGGCCAAGGTCGGCGCTCAATGGATGGGGCCGATATACCACCTGCTCGGCCTCAAAGTGGGGGTGATCCAGAATGCGGCCGCTGACCGCCGGCTGGGCTCATTCATTTTCGACCCCAGCTACCAGGCGGAGGACGACCGATACCAGCATCTCCGGCCGGTGGAGCGAGCGGAAGCCTATGCCGCCGACGTGACCTACGGCACCAACAACGAGTTCGGCTTCGATTACCTGCGGGATAATATGGTGGTGGACCTCAGGCAGAGGGTGCAGCGAGAGCTCTACTATGCCATCGTGGATGAGGTGGACAACATCCTCATCGACGAAGCCCGCACCCCCCTCATCATCTCGGGGGAGGCGGAGGAGTCGGCCCAGTACTATCAGGTCTTCGCGCGGCTGGTTCCGCGCCTGCGGCCGGAGCACGACTATGTGGTGGACGAGAAGGACCGCATCGTCACTCTGACCGACGAGGGAGTGGCCAAGATCGAGTCCGCGCTGAACATAGACAACCTATACTCGCCCGAGCACTACCACCTGACGCCCTACCTAGACAACGCCTTGCGGGCGCACGTGCTGTACCAGCGCGATCGCGACTACATCGTGCAGCAGGGCGAGGTCATCATCGTGGATGAGTTCACTGGGCGGCTCATGCACGGCCGGCGGTTCTCTGAGGGCCTGCACCAGGCCATCGAGGCCAAGGAAGGGGTGAAGGTCCAGAAGGAGACGATGACCTGGGCCACCATCACCTTTCAGAACTACTTCCGCATGTACGACAAGCTGGCTGGGATGACGGGCACTGCGGCCACGGAGGCAGAGGAGTTCAGCCGCATCTACGGGCTGGACGTAGTGGTGGTGCCCACCAACAAGCCCATGATCCGCGAGGATGCTCCGGACCTGGTGTACAAGTCGGAGGCGGCGAAGTACAGAGCGGTAGTGGCCGAGATTGAGGAAATGCACCGGATCGGGCGGCCTGTCCTGGTGGGCACTGCTTCCATCGAGCGGTCAGAGATGCTGTCAGCGATGCTGAAGCGCAAGGGCATCCCTCACCAGGTTCTGAACGCCAAGCAGCACGAGCGCGAGGCCGCCATCATTGCCCAGGCCGGCCGCCCGGGGGCGGTCACCATTGCCACCAACATGGCCGGTCGCGGCGTGGACATACTCCTGGGCGGCAACCCCGAGGGGATCGCTCGGGAGGAACTGCGGCGCCAGGGGGTGGACCTCACCACCGTCTCCCCACAGGAGTGGGAGGCAGCCGTGGCGCGCGCCAGGGAGATGACCGAGAGAGACCGACAGCGGGTGCTGGAGCTGGGTGGCCTGCACATCATCGGCACGGAGCGGCACGAGGCTCGACGCATTGACAACCAGCTACGCGGGCGTGGCGGCCGCCAGGGGGATCCAGGGTCCTCGCGGTTCTATCTCTCGCTGGAAGATGACCTCATGCGTCGCTTCGGGGGAGACAGCGTAAGGGGCCTGATGGATCGGCTGGGCGTGGAGGAGGACATGCCCATAGTGCATGGCCTGGTGTCGAAAGCCATCGAGAGCGCCCAGACGAGGGTGGAAGGCCACAACTTCGACATCCGCAAGCACGTGCTTCAGTTCGACGACGTGGTGAACACCCAGCGCGAGGTGATCTACGAGCAGCGGCGGCGGGTGCTGAGCGAGGCAAACCTGCGCGACGTGGTGTGGGACATGGTCGAAGCGGAGATCGCCGGGGCAGTTCACAGACACCTCAACGGCTCAGCCTGGGACCTGGATGGATTCCTGGCCGAGGTGGGGTCGCTGCTCCCCCTTCCGGCCACCACCAAGGCGGCGGAACTGGAGGGGCTGGACGCCTCCCAGATCGAGGACCGGTTCATCGAGTTGGCGCGCCAGGCCTACGAGGCTCGGGAGCGCCAGTATGGCGAACAAGTCATGCGCCAGCTCGAGCGCATGGTCATCCTGAGGGCGGTGGACACACGCTGGGTGCGGCACCTCACCGACCTAGACGCCCTGCGGGAGGGGATCGGGCTGCGCGCCTTTGGCCAGCAAGATCCGCTGGTGGCCTACAAGAGAGAGGCGCACGCCATGTTCGACGAGCTCAACGCCGCCATCCAGCGGGACGTGGTAAGCGCCATCTTCCGGGCCCAGCTGGTGGCGGCCCCGCAGCCGGCGGTGGACCCGCAGCGATTGCGCACGAACCGGGCCGACGGGGGCGGCGTTGCTCGGACACCGGTCCGGGCTACGGCCCAGAGCAAGCTGGGGCGCAATGACCCCTGCTGGTGCGGGAGCGGCAAGAAGTATAAGCACTGCCACATGCGCCAGGATCAGGGCCTGGAGCCGGAGGCTTCGGGTGCTCAGGGGGGGCATCGCGATAGCGACAACCGCCAGGCTGGCCTCGGCTAG
- a CDS encoding sulfite exporter TauE/SafE family protein, whose amino-acid sequence MWHYWWLIPLGFVVAAYGTLIGAGGGFVLVPALLLLYPNEKPEVVTSISLAVVFFNALSGSVAYGRMRRVHYRSGLLFSAATVPGAILGALTTSFIPRQEFNLIFAVVLILGSVFLLLRPNAEQEAAGPLPRRHLACHLVEADGTSHAFGYDPVVGVMLSMVVGYVSSLLGIGGGIIHVPALVYLLHFPTHIACATSHFILAMTALAGTATHIATGAFSVGIRRTILLAAGALVGAQVGAALSRRVHGTWIMRGLAIALLLVGVRILILAG is encoded by the coding sequence ATCTGGCACTACTGGTGGCTCATCCCTCTGGGATTCGTTGTTGCGGCCTATGGCACGCTGATCGGCGCTGGTGGCGGGTTTGTGCTAGTGCCAGCGCTCCTCCTCCTCTATCCCAATGAGAAGCCGGAGGTCGTCACCAGCATCTCTCTGGCCGTTGTCTTCTTCAACGCTCTGTCTGGCTCTGTGGCGTATGGCAGGATGCGACGCGTCCACTACCGCTCAGGCCTGCTGTTCTCGGCCGCCACAGTGCCTGGCGCGATCCTGGGAGCCCTCACTACCTCGTTCATCCCTCGCCAGGAGTTCAATCTCATCTTCGCAGTGGTACTGATCCTGGGGTCGGTCTTCCTGTTGTTACGGCCGAACGCCGAGCAGGAAGCTGCGGGCCCCTTGCCCAGGCGTCACCTGGCTTGCCACCTTGTGGAAGCAGACGGTACCAGCCACGCCTTCGGGTATGACCCCGTGGTCGGGGTCATGCTGAGCATGGTCGTGGGGTACGTTTCCAGCCTGCTGGGGATCGGCGGCGGCATCATCCATGTGCCCGCTCTGGTCTACTTGCTGCACTTCCCCACGCACATCGCCTGTGCCACTTCACACTTCATCCTAGCGATGACCGCTCTCGCGGGCACTGCCACCCACATCGCAACGGGCGCCTTCTCGGTTGGCATCCGGCGCACGATACTCCTCGCGGCAGGAGCACTCGTGGGGGCACAGGTCGGAGCGGCGCTCTCCAGGCGCGTGCACGGGACATGGATCATGCGCGGTCTCGCCATCGCCCTCCTGCTGGTCGGGGTAAGAATCCTCATCCTGGCAGGGTGA
- the purH gene encoding bifunctional phosphoribosylaminoimidazolecarboxamide formyltransferase/IMP cyclohydrolase, producing MKVKRALLSVYDKAGLVELGQALSDLGVELIGSGGTARALRQAGLTVLEVSDLTGFPEVLGGRVKTLHPVIHAGLLARPTPEHMEELRQLGIKPIDLVVVNLYPFAQTIATPGASLDDIVEQIDIGGVALLRAAAKNFARVAVLVDPRDYGMVLDELRQRGEVSERIRRRLAQKAFTHTASYDTVISRHLYDAGFAGSGFPEAISFAFEKVQDLRYGENPHQKAALYRESGARCGLPQAQVVQGKPLSYNNIIDAAAALAVTQEFQESAVSVIKHNNPCGAAVAADPVTALKQALASDPVSAFGSVISVNRPVAADFVEALDDLFVEVLLAPGYSQEALGRLARRADLRVLVVPEVATRPACDLRKIVGGGLVQTPDHGDAAELKVVTRRQPTEEEMRSLRFAWKVAKHVKSSAIVLAQGMATVGVGAGQMSPIDSVWIAARKAGERARGAAMASDAMFPFADGIEVAAGTGVTSVIQSGGSVRDQDVIAAADKHGLAMVFTGMRHLLH from the coding sequence ATGAAGGTCAAGAGAGCCCTGTTGAGTGTCTATGACAAGGCCGGCCTGGTTGAGCTGGGCCAGGCCCTGTCGGACCTGGGCGTGGAATTGATTGGCAGCGGCGGCACCGCGCGCGCTCTGCGCCAGGCCGGCCTGACGGTCCTGGAGGTAAGCGACCTGACCGGATTCCCTGAGGTGCTGGGAGGCAGGGTAAAGACCCTGCACCCCGTGATACACGCCGGCCTGCTGGCGCGCCCGACGCCTGAGCATATGGAGGAGCTACGCCAGCTGGGGATCAAGCCCATAGACCTGGTTGTGGTCAACCTGTATCCCTTCGCTCAGACCATCGCCACACCCGGGGCTTCGCTGGACGACATCGTGGAGCAGATAGACATAGGTGGCGTAGCTCTGCTGCGAGCCGCCGCCAAGAACTTTGCCCGGGTGGCCGTGCTGGTGGACCCCAGGGACTACGGGATGGTGTTGGATGAGCTGCGGCAGCGGGGCGAGGTGAGCGAACGGATCCGCCGTCGGCTGGCCCAGAAGGCCTTCACTCACACCGCCAGCTACGACACTGTCATCTCGCGCCATCTCTATGATGCCGGATTCGCGGGCAGCGGCTTCCCTGAGGCGATCTCTTTTGCCTTCGAGAAGGTGCAGGACTTGCGCTATGGCGAAAACCCGCACCAGAAGGCGGCCTTGTATCGGGAGAGTGGCGCTCGCTGTGGCCTGCCTCAGGCACAGGTCGTTCAGGGGAAGCCACTCTCTTACAACAACATCATAGACGCAGCGGCCGCCCTGGCCGTCACCCAGGAGTTCCAGGAGTCGGCGGTGTCCGTCATTAAGCACAACAACCCCTGCGGGGCGGCGGTGGCCGCGGATCCGGTGACCGCCCTTAAGCAGGCTCTGGCCAGCGACCCCGTCTCCGCCTTCGGCAGCGTAATCTCCGTGAACCGCCCAGTGGCGGCCGACTTCGTGGAGGCCCTGGATGATCTCTTCGTGGAGGTGTTGCTGGCCCCCGGCTACAGCCAGGAGGCTCTGGGGCGCCTGGCCAGGAGGGCCGACCTGCGGGTGCTCGTCGTGCCCGAAGTGGCGACCAGGCCGGCCTGCGACTTGCGCAAGATCGTTGGCGGCGGGCTGGTGCAAACGCCGGATCACGGCGACGCGGCCGAACTAAAGGTGGTCACCCGGCGCCAGCCTACCGAAGAGGAGATGCGCTCCCTGCGGTTTGCCTGGAAGGTGGCCAAGCACGTAAAGTCTAGCGCCATCGTGCTCGCCCAGGGGATGGCCACGGTGGGCGTCGGCGCTGGGCAAATGAGTCCCATCGACTCCGTGTGGATAGCCGCTCGCAAGGCTGGCGAGAGGGCCAGAGGTGCCGCCATGGCCTCCGATGCCATGTTCCCCTTCGCCGACGGCATCGAGGTGGCAGCCGGGACGGGAGTGACCTCGGTGATCCAATCCGGCGGCTCAGTGCGGGACCAGGACGTGATCGCCGCGGCTGACAAGCACGGCCTGGCCATGGTCTTCACCGGCATGCGCCACCTTCTACATTAG
- the purN gene encoding phosphoribosylglycinamide formyltransferase gives MTVASRPARIAVLVSGYGSNLQAIIDAVRDGRIPDAEVCLVVSNRRDAYAMERARAAGIPVEYFPLKPYREAGKSREEYDADLARLVQSYKPDWLVLAGWMHVLSMEFLRHFPNRVINLHPALPGQFPGTHAIQRAHEAFRQGRIAHTGLMVHLVPDEDVDAGPVILERRIPIQPEDTLQDLEERVHRAEHEALVEALRRLVTGEVTVSG, from the coding sequence ATGACCGTCGCTTCGCGCCCGGCCCGCATCGCCGTCCTGGTCAGTGGCTATGGCTCCAATCTCCAGGCCATCATTGATGCCGTCCGCGACGGGCGCATACCTGATGCGGAGGTATGCCTGGTCGTCTCCAACCGCAGGGATGCTTACGCCATGGAGCGGGCCCGCGCCGCCGGCATACCGGTGGAGTACTTCCCCTTGAAGCCCTATCGCGAGGCCGGGAAGTCCCGCGAGGAGTACGACGCCGACCTGGCCCGGCTAGTGCAGTCCTACAAGCCCGATTGGCTTGTCCTGGCCGGCTGGATGCACGTGCTGAGCATGGAGTTCCTCCGCCACTTCCCTAATCGGGTCATCAACTTGCACCCCGCCCTGCCTGGGCAGTTCCCCGGAACGCATGCCATCCAGCGCGCTCACGAAGCCTTCCGCCAAGGTAGGATCGCCCACACCGGGCTCATGGTGCACCTGGTGCCCGATGAGGACGTGGATGCCGGTCCCGTGATCCTGGAGCGTCGCATCCCCATCCAGCCTGAAGATACCCTGCAGGACCTGGAAGAGCGGGTGCACCGCGCTGAGCACGAGGCACTGGTGGAGGCCCTGCGCCGCCTGGTGACGGGCGAGGTGACCGTCTCGGGGTGA